Proteins from a genomic interval of Capsicum annuum cultivar UCD-10X-F1 chromosome 4, UCD10Xv1.1, whole genome shotgun sequence:
- the LOC107867643 gene encoding stress protein DDR48 isoform X1: MAEEKKHHFGGLFHHHKDKEEDTPVEKTTYGETTYGDSEKTSSGGDNTYGEKTSAYGDNTYGEKTSTYGDNTTYGEKTSYGDNTYGEKTSTYGGDNTYGGEKTSYSDNTYGEKPSTYGGDNTYGGEKTSYGGGDTYGDNKYGEKTSTYGENTYGEKTSYGGTEEGGYGGGAAAYSSETTNYEDTTETKTAEDYKEEKKHHKHLEHVGELGAVAAGAFALHEKHKIEKDPENAHRHKIEEGIAAAAAIGSGGFAFHEHHEKKEAKEEQEEAEGKKKHHFF, from the exons ATGGCTGAAGAGAAGAAACACCACTTTGGTGGTCTCTTCCACCACCACAAGGACAAGGAGGAAGACACCCCCGTCGAGAAAACTACCTATGGTGAAACAACCTATGGAGATAGTGAAAAAACTAGCTCTGGTGGTGATAATACATATGGCGAAAAAACTAGTGCCTATGGAGATAATACATATGGAGAAAAAACTAGCACCTATGGAGATAACACTACATATGGTGAGAAAACTAGTTATGGTGATAATACATATGGTGAAAAAACTAGCACCTACGGAGGAGATAACACGTATGGAGGTGAGAAAACTAGTTATAGTGATAATACATATGGCGAAAAACCTAGCACCTACGGAGGAGATAACACGTATGGAGGTGAGAAAACTAGCTATGGTGGAGGAGATACGTATGGAGATAACAAATATGGTGAGAAAACCAGCACCTATGGTGAGAATACATATGGAGAGAAAACTAGTTATGGTGGAACTGAGGAAGGTGGCTATGGTGGAGGAGCTGCTGCCTATTCATCTGAGACTACTAATTATGAAGACACCACTGAAACCAAAACTGCTGAGGATTATAAGGAAGAGAAAAAACACCACAAGCATCTTGAACATGTCGGAGAACTCGGTGCCGTTGCCGCTGGCGCCTTTGCTTTG CATGAGAAGCACAAGATAGAGAAGGACCCAGAGAACGCACACAGGCACAAGATAGAGGAAGGAATAGCAGCAGCAGCCGCAATTGGGTCAGGTGGATTTGCATTCCATGAGCATCATGAGAAAAAGGAAGCAAAGGAAGAACAAGAGGAAGCTGAGGGAAAGAAGAAACATCATTTCTTCTAA
- the LOC107867643 gene encoding sericin 1 isoform X2 produces the protein MAEEKKHHFGGLFHHHKDKEEDTPVEKTTYGETTYGDSEKTSSGGDNTYGEKTSAYGDNTYGEKTSTYGDNTTYGEKTSYGDNTYGEKTSTYGGDNTYGGEKTSYGGGDTYGDNKYGEKTSTYGENTYGEKTSYGGTEEGGYGGGAAAYSSETTNYEDTTETKTAEDYKEEKKHHKHLEHVGELGAVAAGAFALHEKHKIEKDPENAHRHKIEEGIAAAAAIGSGGFAFHEHHEKKEAKEEQEEAEGKKKHHFF, from the exons ATGGCTGAAGAGAAGAAACACCACTTTGGTGGTCTCTTCCACCACCACAAGGACAAGGAGGAAGACACCCCCGTCGAGAAAACTACCTATGGTGAAACAACCTATGGAGATAGTGAAAAAACTAGCTCTGGTGGTGATAATACATATGGCGAAAAAACTAGTGCCTATGGAGATAATACATATGGAGAAAAAACTAGCACCTATGGAGATAACACTACATATGGTGAGAAAACTAGTTATGGTGATAATACATATGGTGAAAAAACTAGCACCTACGGAGGAGATAACACGTATGGAG GTGAGAAAACTAGCTATGGTGGAGGAGATACGTATGGAGATAACAAATATGGTGAGAAAACCAGCACCTATGGTGAGAATACATATGGAGAGAAAACTAGTTATGGTGGAACTGAGGAAGGTGGCTATGGTGGAGGAGCTGCTGCCTATTCATCTGAGACTACTAATTATGAAGACACCACTGAAACCAAAACTGCTGAGGATTATAAGGAAGAGAAAAAACACCACAAGCATCTTGAACATGTCGGAGAACTCGGTGCCGTTGCCGCTGGCGCCTTTGCTTTG CATGAGAAGCACAAGATAGAGAAGGACCCAGAGAACGCACACAGGCACAAGATAGAGGAAGGAATAGCAGCAGCAGCCGCAATTGGGTCAGGTGGATTTGCATTCCATGAGCATCATGAGAAAAAGGAAGCAAAGGAAGAACAAGAGGAAGCTGAGGGAAAGAAGAAACATCATTTCTTCTAA